A genomic segment from Terriglobales bacterium encodes:
- the pgl gene encoding 6-phosphogluconolactonase — protein MMRIEIYADADSVARRGAAFIAAEARSAVANRGSFILAVSGGHTPWVMLRELTREDVPWNALHVVQVDERVAPAGHPDRNLTHLRESLLAHAPLRPEQIYPMAVESADLNAACAQYAQTLQSIAGSPPVLDLVHLGLGPDGHTASLVPGDPVLEINAADVAVTGLYQGR, from the coding sequence ATGATGAGAATTGAAATCTACGCCGATGCCGACTCGGTCGCGCGAAGAGGGGCTGCGTTTATCGCCGCGGAAGCCAGATCCGCGGTCGCAAATCGTGGGTCCTTTATTCTCGCGGTCAGCGGCGGCCACACTCCATGGGTTATGCTACGTGAACTCACGCGGGAAGACGTCCCCTGGAACGCCCTGCATGTGGTGCAAGTGGACGAAAGGGTCGCCCCCGCAGGACATCCCGACCGAAATCTTACCCACCTGCGTGAGAGCCTGCTCGCTCATGCGCCATTGCGCCCGGAACAGATTTATCCCATGGCGGTCGAATCCGCAGACTTGAATGCGGCATGCGCTCAATATGCACAGACGCTCCAGTCGATCGCCGGGTCGCCACCGGTGCTTGACCTCGTTCACCTGGGCCTTGGACCCGACGGCCACACGGCTTCCCTGGTGCCGGGCGATCCGGTGCTCGAGATCAATGCTGCGGATGTGGCCGTCACCGGCCTCTATCAGGGCCGT